A window from Brachionichthys hirsutus isolate HB-005 chromosome 4, CSIRO-AGI_Bhir_v1, whole genome shotgun sequence encodes these proteins:
- the rchy1 gene encoding RING finger and CHY zinc finger domain-containing protein 1 isoform X1: MAAPPGCKHYERNCLLKAPCCGKLYMCRLCHDEEEDHQMDRFKVREVQCSECHTLQQAQQTCQECQVQFGEYYCDVCHLFDKEKKQYHCQPCGICRIGPREKYFHCEKCNLCLAQDLRGNHKCVENVSRQNCSVCMEDIHTSRIRAHVLQCGHLLHKTCFDAMVRTGAYRCPLCMHSVCNMEDHWDQIDKEIAQSPMPTEYQGTTVKIMCNDCQAHCTVPFHVLGMKCSSCGSYNTAQDGGLTQQPEQQQQDSEAETHTESEQQNQSQSPSSQ; the protein is encoded by the exons GCACCTTGCTGTGGTAAGCTGTATATGTGTCGGCTGTGTCACGACGAAGAGGAGGATCACCAGATGGACCGATTCAAAGTCCGAGAGGTGCAGTGCTCCGAGTGTCACACGTTGCAGCAG GCACAGCAGACTTGCCAGGAATGTCAGGTGCAGTTTGGGGAGTACTACTGTGATGTTTGCCATTTGTTTGACAAGGAGAAGAAGCAGTATCACTGTCAGCCCTGTGGAATATGCCG gatTGGGCCCAGGGAGAAATATTTCCATTGCGAGAAGTGCAATCTCTGTTTAGCCCAGGATCTGCGGGGAAACCACAAG TGCGTTGAAAATGTGTCAAGACAGAACTGTTCAGTGTGTATGGAG GATATTCACACATCAAGAATCAGAGCACACGTCCTGCAGTGCGGCCATCTTTTACACAA GACCTGTTTTGATGCCATGGTCCGAACGGG AGCTTACCGCTGCCCTCTGTGTATGCACTCCGTCTGCAACATGGAGGACCACTGGGACCAGATCGATAAAGAGATTGCCCAGTCACCAATGCCCACTGAATACCAGGGCACTACGGTCAAA ATTATGTGTAACGACTGCCAAGCCCACTGCACGGTCCCGTTCCACGTATTAGGAATGAAGTGCAGCAGCTGCGGCTCGTACAACACGGCTCAGGACGGAGGACTCACGCAGcagcctgagcagcagcagcaggactccgaggcagaaacacacaccgagTCAGAGCAGCAAAATCAATCGCAGTCGCCCTCATCTCAGTGA
- the rchy1 gene encoding RING finger and CHY zinc finger domain-containing protein 1 isoform X2, giving the protein MCRLCHDEEEDHQMDRFKVREVQCSECHTLQQAQQTCQECQVQFGEYYCDVCHLFDKEKKQYHCQPCGICRIGPREKYFHCEKCNLCLAQDLRGNHKCVENVSRQNCSVCMEDIHTSRIRAHVLQCGHLLHKTCFDAMVRTGAYRCPLCMHSVCNMEDHWDQIDKEIAQSPMPTEYQGTTVKIMCNDCQAHCTVPFHVLGMKCSSCGSYNTAQDGGLTQQPEQQQQDSEAETHTESEQQNQSQSPSSQ; this is encoded by the exons ATGTGTCGGCTGTGTCACGACGAAGAGGAGGATCACCAGATGGACCGATTCAAAGTCCGAGAGGTGCAGTGCTCCGAGTGTCACACGTTGCAGCAG GCACAGCAGACTTGCCAGGAATGTCAGGTGCAGTTTGGGGAGTACTACTGTGATGTTTGCCATTTGTTTGACAAGGAGAAGAAGCAGTATCACTGTCAGCCCTGTGGAATATGCCG gatTGGGCCCAGGGAGAAATATTTCCATTGCGAGAAGTGCAATCTCTGTTTAGCCCAGGATCTGCGGGGAAACCACAAG TGCGTTGAAAATGTGTCAAGACAGAACTGTTCAGTGTGTATGGAG GATATTCACACATCAAGAATCAGAGCACACGTCCTGCAGTGCGGCCATCTTTTACACAA GACCTGTTTTGATGCCATGGTCCGAACGGG AGCTTACCGCTGCCCTCTGTGTATGCACTCCGTCTGCAACATGGAGGACCACTGGGACCAGATCGATAAAGAGATTGCCCAGTCACCAATGCCCACTGAATACCAGGGCACTACGGTCAAA ATTATGTGTAACGACTGCCAAGCCCACTGCACGGTCCCGTTCCACGTATTAGGAATGAAGTGCAGCAGCTGCGGCTCGTACAACACGGCTCAGGACGGAGGACTCACGCAGcagcctgagcagcagcagcaggactccgaggcagaaacacacaccgagTCAGAGCAGCAAAATCAATCGCAGTCGCCCTCATCTCAGTGA